Part of the Caulifigura coniformis genome, GGCCTGTTCGCGACTGACTTTCATGGCAGGCTCACTCCTGAAGGGTTCTCTCAAGTCGGCTTGGCGGATGACGACTCGCGAAGAATGCGGGCACGCACAAGGGCCCAAATCGGACAACGTCCTTGTCGTATCACGGTAATCATTACTATCGTACTGAAAACGGGACCTGATTCAATCACTGACTGACGGCAACCGGTGGTCCGTGATGGCGTCGGGCGGGCCGCAGGTTCGTTTATCAGGTCAATCGTCCTAGGATTCGGCGGTGCGTTGCGTTCCAAGTTTTCGGTCTCTCGCCTGAAGTCATGTCCCATGCGTCGTCGCGTCGTGGTTACTGGAATGGGTTGCGTGTCGCCGGTCGGTCAATCGCCGGCAGAGGCCTGGAAACAGGCTCGGGAGGGGTGCTCGGGCGTGGGGCCGATCACGCGGTTCGAGACGGCCGGATTGCCGACACGGATCGCCGCGGAGGTCGCCGGGTTTGATCTGGGCGACTGGATTGATCCGCGGCTGTTGCCTTCGTTCGCGAAGTGCGGCCCGAACATCCAGTACGGAGTTGCCGCCGCGGTGCAGGCGGTCCGTGATGCCGGGCTGGAGGTTGAGAAGCAGGTCGATCCGACTCGATTCGGAGTGTACCTGGGATCGGGAGAGGGGGCCCAGGACTTTCACCTGATGATGACCGTCATTACCGAGTCGATGGACGCGAACGATGTGTGCGACCTCCGGCGATTCATCGAACTGGGACTTCAGCGGCTCGACCCGGAGATCGAACTGCACCAGGAGCCAAACATGCTGGCCGCGCGGCTGGCCGGCCTGTTTCATGCCCGGGGGCCGAACGTCAATTCCCTGACGGCCTGCGCCGCTTCGACCCAGGCGATTGGCGAAGCCACTGAACTGATCCGTGATGGCTCGGCGGACATGATGCTCGCAGGCGGCTCCCACAGCATGATCCATCCGTTCGGGGTCACCGGCTTCTGCCTGCTGACAGCGCTTTCCAAACGGAACGACGACCCGACGCAGGCGTCGCGGCCCTTCGACCGGGATCGGGACGGGTTCGTTCTCGGCGAGGGGGCGGCCATGCTCGTATTGGAGGAGTTCGAAGCGGCCCGGAAACGCGGAGCGAAGATCTACGGCGAGGTGCGGGGCTACGGGGCGACGTCGGATGCTTATCGGATCACTGATATCCCGCCAGATGGCAATGGGATGGCCCGGGCGATGCAGCTGTCGCTGCAGGATGCGCGACTGAATCCGGGTGATCTCGATTACATCAATGCGCACGGAACCAGCACGAAGACGAACGACAAGGTGGAGACTGTCGCTCTGAAGACTGCCCTGGGGGAGGCCGTGCGGGCGATTCCCGTTTCGAGTACGAAGGGTTCAACCGGTCATCTCGTGGCGGCGTGCGGGGCGCTCGAGGCGATGTTCTGTTTGAAGGCAATTTCGGACGGCCTGGTCCCGCCAACGGCCAACTATGAATCGCCCGACCCGGACTGCGATCTGGACTATGTTCCGCGGGAGCCACGCGAGCGGAAACTCCGCACCGTCATGACGAACAACTCGGGCTTCGGGGGGCAGAACGCGTCGCTCATCTTCTCGGCCCTGGGGGATTCGGCCGGGCGATGAGCGGGTGGTGCTGGTGGAAGGGCGAGGTCTCGGTCCACCATTCTTGTTCTCCCTGAGGACCGGTGAGCAGCAGGCCTTCGTGGCGTCATTTTGAGTTCCGCGTCGTTGCTGTGGAGGGTCAAGGAACGGTTCTCGATTGCTGAAGGCTTCCAGCGGGTGGCGAAGCCGGGTCAGCGCGCATCGATGATGCGGAGCTTTCCGTTCTCGCCGTAGATCAGGAGTCGCCGGCCGTCAGGCAGGAATCGGCCGCCGTCGCCGGTGAAAGAACGGAGTTCCTGAACGCTGCGGAGGCTCCACAGGCGGAGCAGTCCAGAGGCACCGATCAGAAGACGCGATCCATCAGGCGAGAACTCGACCGACGACATGCGACCGCTGTGA contains:
- a CDS encoding beta-ketoacyl-[acyl-carrier-protein] synthase family protein, which codes for MRRRVVVTGMGCVSPVGQSPAEAWKQAREGCSGVGPITRFETAGLPTRIAAEVAGFDLGDWIDPRLLPSFAKCGPNIQYGVAAAVQAVRDAGLEVEKQVDPTRFGVYLGSGEGAQDFHLMMTVITESMDANDVCDLRRFIELGLQRLDPEIELHQEPNMLAARLAGLFHARGPNVNSLTACAASTQAIGEATELIRDGSADMMLAGGSHSMIHPFGVTGFCLLTALSKRNDDPTQASRPFDRDRDGFVLGEGAAMLVLEEFEAARKRGAKIYGEVRGYGATSDAYRITDIPPDGNGMARAMQLSLQDARLNPGDLDYINAHGTSTKTNDKVETVALKTALGEAVRAIPVSSTKGSTGHLVAACGALEAMFCLKAISDGLVPPTANYESPDPDCDLDYVPREPRERKLRTVMTNNSGFGGQNASLIFSALGDSAGR